The DNA region CGTGTGCGAGGCGCGAGTGTGAGCGCGCGCGGGAGGCGGGCGGACGGGCTCCGGCAGTCGAGCGGCGCCCGCGGGCGAGCCGGGAAGGCGGCGGGAACGCAAAGTTGCCTCCTCGCGTGTCCGCGTCCTCGGCGGGGCGGGAGCCAGGGCCACCGAAGCGGCGGCCGCGGACACCGACTCCCTCGGTACCTGGGCAGCGGCCCCGCACGAGCGGCAGCGGCGTGGGCGGCGTTGGCGGCGGCGCGCGGGAAGCGAACCGGAGCTCCGGCGCGGCGCGGCGGCCGCCGGGGAACTCGGCTCAGGTGCGCGGCGAGAGGGGCGCGGGCCGGAGCCAGGCCGCGGAGACCGGGGCCGCGCGCAGAGCTCGCGCCAGCTGGAAGACCTCCGCCGCGGGCGCCCAGGTCCCCGGTCGGGTTGCTAGTCCCGGGAGGCAGCGGCGCCTGGGTCCCCCGCCCCTGAGAGCTGGCTGCAGGACTCAGGCCCGCCCCCACCGCCCCCGGCCGGACCGCTCCGCCCCCCTCCTGCCAGTGCCCGCCCTCGACCCACGATTTCTAGGGCATTGGCCGCAGCACTGGGTGATCCCTCAGGGCTCAAGTTGCAAGGGGGCGGGCCTGGGCGGAGGTGGAGTCTCCCGCCAATTGAAGCCTCGGCTATAAATTGAGCTCTCCGCAGGGCGAAGCCCAGATGCCTCGCCAGGCCGCCTCGCGGTTGGTGGTCGGAGAAGGCGAGGGGCCCCCGGGGGCCACGGGGCCCACGGCCACCATGCTCCGCTCCCTGCTGCTTCACTCCCTGAGGCTCTGTGCCCAGACCGCCTCGTGCCTCGTGCTCTTCCCGCGCTTCCTAGGCACGGCCTTCATGCTCTGGCTCCTCGACTTCCTGTGCATCCGCAAGCATTTCCTGGGCCGCCGCCGCCAGCCCGAACCCGAAGTGGAGCTCAATAGTGAGGGCGAGGAGGTGCCCCCCGACGACCCACCCATCTGCGTGTCCGACGACAACCGCCTGTGCACCCTGGCGTCGCTCAAGGCCGTGTGGCATGGCCAGAAGTTGGATTTCTTCAAGCAGGCACACGAGGGCGGACCAGCGCCCAACTCGGAGGTGGTCCTGCCTGAGGGCTTCCGGAGCCAGCGCATCCTAGACTATGCCCAAGGGAACCGCCCACTGGTGCTCAATTTCGGCAGCTGCACCTGACCACCGTTCATGGCGCGCATGAGCGCCTTCCAGCGTCTGGTCACCAAGTACCAGCGCGACGTCGACTTTCTCATCATCTACATTGAGGAAGCACATCCTTCCGACGGCTGGATCACCACAGACTCCCCGTACATCATTCCCCAACACCGGAGTCTGGAGGACCGGGTCAGCGCAGCAAGGGTGCTGCAGCAAGGTGCGCCAGGCTGCGCACTTGTCCTGGACACCATGGCCAATTCCAGCAGCTCGGCATATGGCGCCTACTTCGAGCGCCTCTACGTCATCCAGAGTGGTACCATCATGTACCAGGGAGGCCGTGGCCCAGATGGCTACCAGGTCTCAGAGCTGCGCACTTGGTTGGAGCGCTATGATGAGCAGTTGCACGGCACTCGGCCCCGTCGGTTGTAAGCCAACAACGGGTCAACTGACTGAACTTGGTGAGCTGGGCCTTCGGGCCTTTGAAGCCCACGTACAAGCACCCCCAAAGGAAGTCAAGCTTGGCGAGGTCCCCAGAGCAGATACAATGAGCTGCGGATCTTAGGCTGAgcctgcctcccagggacttcAGTGACTGTCTCTCACTTATACCTACCTGGCTTGCTTGAAATCTCCTTGGCAGCACTGATGCGGTGCTCACCACACCTTGTGTGCCCCCAGGACTTGCCCCTGCAGCACTTTTCACACCTCCCCAGAGCGCCTTTAATCAAGCGCCCAGCTTTTCAGAGCGCAGAGACCTTGGCCACGCCTCGCGCGCCCTGAGCGCAGCTGGGTTCCTGCAGCGCTCTAGGCTAGCGCTAGTTGCCTGGCACCCACCTGTCGCACGCAGGGAGCCCTGCTGCTTTGTGTTTACTTCTTGTCCCTGAGTCTGGGGGAGGGTTTCTTCGGGGATGGGGAAGGGTGGGCAGGGTGGTTTCTCCCTCCCCCCTTGTTTTAGGCGCGCACGAGCCCCACTGCTGATGACGAACTATCTCTAACTGGTCTTGACCACGAGCTGGCTCCGAACTGCAGGAGGCTCGAAACAGCGCCTAAAGCGAGGTGGGGAGAGTGCTCTGAGTTTCCGTGAGGAAATCTCCGcaaatggggtgggggtgggggcaggtgatGGTCTGTTTTGAGGCCCGAAGAAGATGGCAGGAGGGGCACTGGCAAGGTTCACAGCGCCCCAGAGAGAGAGGGAAGCTAGGACTCCTTGGGGGAACAGAGTTTGGGCGGCAGAGtctggagaaagggaggagggggacaGCCTGGGCCCGAGTGAGGTTACTCCTAGGCAAAGCTGCTCATTGAGGGACCAGGGGATGGAGGGCCCTGATTCAAAGGCCATCCAGTGAGTGTTTGGCTGGAAATATTCCCTGTACATAAACTTCTTTTAAGCTACAATAATAAAGGCTTGAAGTAAACTGCTTTCTGCTTGCCTTTGGtgcctttattttctctttcctctgagtAGCGACAGGAATTAAACACAAATCTCTCCCTGGCGACCCCATTGTGACCCAGAGGGATTAGGGGAGGATCCTAAACTGAAAGGGGCGCAGGAAGTGGATGAAGTGAGAAGAGGATCTGGGGCGGGCCGGGGCGCCCCTATACACTCATGCACACACCCAGGCCAGGATTTGGGCAACTGAAGAAGAGCCAGGCAGCGGAGGCCCCCCAGGGTCTTGGAACCGGGCTGGAGAGTCAAGGGGCTCCTCATTTGCGGCCGTGAGCGCGCCCGCGCGCGCACACTGACAGTTATGCTGTCCCTGCAGCCGCCCGTCTAACTTCTCTAAGCATCCAGCGatgtgggggaggggtggtgggGAAGGGCGAGGCGGGCTTTGAACCTCGCAGAGCTCCTTTCCCGCCCATGGTGGGTGCCACCGCGCACCTGGCTCCTTCCTCGCCCGCTTCCCGCACCTGCAAAACCGTCTCCCGCCAACCCCCGCCTGGCTGCTGGAGTCCGCCGGAGGCGCGACTAGCAAAGCGCGCAGTAGTGGAGCAGATCCATCTCTCCAACAGCAGCTCCCACGGCCGGGCTGGGGGTGCTGGAGGATGTGCTCCGTCCAGGAcaccccctcctcttcctctccaaaCTGGAGTTCAACCTCACCACCCCCAAACCCCAGCCTGCTGGCCGCTGAGAAGCATTGAAGCGGAGCGAGGTGGAAGAAGGAGGGGCGGGGGGCGATTCGGGGCGAGGTGAAGGTCGGGGCTTTTGGCACAGATCCCGCCTGTGTTCGTGACCAGGTGCTGCAAGACAGTGCCCACTCTCGCTCTCTTCCTGCAGCTCTCCGAGTGAGGGAGACCCTGGGAACACGGCCCGCACCCCCTCTGTTAATGACACTTTTATCTGAAGAGAGgtggggacaggaaaaggggCTGAAGCGAGAGTTTGAGGATGTGGCCAGCATGGGGCCAGCGGACAGTGGAACCCAGGACTACTAGGTGGCTCGGGCAAAGAGTAGTGTCGGTGCGCGCCTCGGTGGGAGTGCGCGTGCACGGGGGAAGCGTGGGTGAGTGAGGACACCGCGGGAGGGATAGGAGAGAGGCCTCGGTCCAGCCAACTCCGCGCCCAGCCCCCACGCTGCTCCTCCGTGAAAACTTTTTGGAACTGATGTCCTAAATTTGGgcgatttttctttcttctttttccttctctctctctctctctctctctctctctctctctctctctctctctctctctctctctctctctctctctctctctctctccttctcccttaaaagtatttcaaatgaaaaataactttaaggaaaaaaatcggCACAGATGGCATTTCAGcgtctcctccccccaccccacctcaagCACTAACCTCCCTAGAATACAACCCTAAACTCCCAAGAATACAGAGAACGCAGCAGGGACTCCGCCCGAGTCGCACAGGGCTCGCCCCGAGCTGGAGGCTCGCCGGCTGTCCCAGGTGGGTACTTGGAGACTCGCGGAAGACAGTTAGGGGCAGCTGGGTTTGCCCTAGGTCCCCCAGAGCACGATTCTGCTGCTCCGCCTCCCTGCTGGTCACTCAGGGGTACCCTCAGGGCGCGCGGAGCAACCTTTCCTCCCAGCACAGCTGCGCACACTGGGACTTCCCAGACCTCGACGCGCGCTCAGCACTGGGACCTTTGGCTCTTAAACACTCCTCACGCTGGAGGGACCCGCTCCCCCACGCCGCCGCAGAGGGGAGAGAACATCTACCTCCCcgatttatttctctttgttccttcctccttcccctccttcccccttctccttcatctttttctttttcctctgtgcTCCTTTTCCCTGTTtagtttctttctctcatttccttGGAAATCCTCccttattatgaaaataatgtcTGCTCACTGCGGAGAACAGAAGAATCCAGAGAAGCAATAGAACCAAGGCAAGGTAACCTCTCAATGTGTGCGCTTTCAACTCTCTTTTCCCTCAATGGTAAACAAGAGCGGATTGTCCTTTTGTCGCCTACCATTAACTTTGTACTCGCTGGGCACCCCCTCTTCCCACGCCCCGCTCTTTCCATGTCAATAAATCAGTCTTGAATGGTAACACCAGGTGGCCAAAAGAAGGGTAAGGGACAACTTCAGGGGGTGGGCACTCCACGTGTTAAGGATGTTCCCTTATTATGCAGAAAATCAGCATGTGCAGTTGTTCTCAGCTCTGTCCCTCTTTGTCCCCAAGTAAAATGGCAGGTCAAGACGCATGCATGacttttaaaatgtctgttttgCCACATGTTGCTAAGCTGTCTTCTAGAAAGTTTGATTGTTAttgttctccattttctcaatGCTGGCTCTCTTAAAGTGAAAAAATACAATGATAATACACAATCCATTCtcaatattaaatgttaaatataaaagAACATAGAGCAGGATTTTTCAAGTTATAAGTCAGGATGCAGCAGTGGGTCATGAGATCCATTTATTGGATCAAGTCAAGCACATTGAACAACtgaaatagattaaataaaataaaaacatcagccTATATCTCACCTAAGGAAGTAGTTTCCTGCAACTTTGCTTTCAGTCACATGCAGTGTGTGAGtatatgtgtgaatgtgtgtgggtgtgttcaCGTGAGTATCCATGTAATTGGGCCTCTGAAGGAAATGTGTCTTCCCTGGGGGTCAGAGATGTTTGGAAGTGTTGGCGAATGTCTGTCACCTTTCCCTCTCATCCAGGACAGTGCCTGTGGACTGGTGGGGTGTCTGCTTCTAGATTCTGTTCCACATATTTGCAGCCATTCATGTGACATTCTCAGATGTGTTTTCCATAACTGGGATCACGCCCCCAACGCCCACCCTCTCGCACCCTTCCCTTTGCTTTCCTGGGCGATCCCATCCAGTCTGAGCAGGTCTGCGCCTGCATGCCTGCTCCTGCCTGGCACCATCCTGAATTCTGAGCCCCACTCCCCCCTTGAGGAGGAACTCAACTCTGTCCTCAAATAGTGCTGGGATGGTGGGGTGTGGGAGACAGCCATTATCCTTGCTGTTTCCATAATATCCTCCTTGTTTGTGTTTTCCAGGGTCTGGAGTGGCTTATCATGCAGTACAGACTTCAGCAGGAAGGGGGAAGAGGGACTTTAAAAGAGTCCATAGGAAAAGTCGAAAGACAAGGGAAGTGACCTCTGAGTGTTTGTTTAccccaggagccaggcctggggccagcgtcccttcctctcccaggaaGACATGGGAAGAAGGGCATCCTTAGTAGGGAGCACAACAAAGGCCCAGAAGCCTAAGCGTGCACATCTGGTCAAAGGGCAAGGAGTTCTCTGTGTGGTGCAAACAGGAAGGGACAATAGTggacgaggaggaggagaggcagagccaggaccaGCATGGGGAGAGCCCTGGGCACACCTCTGGGGTCTCTGTGAGCCTTTAGGGACAGTAGGACCTACAAACAGGAAAGGGGAGCAggtgatgggggtggggaggagcccCAGGGGCctgaggatggagacagggggcACATCCACATGTCCACCACTGACCCAGAGGCACAGGTGCGCCTTCAGGGGGCAAGCTGGCCTCCACCTCTAACCCAGGCACTCTCCTCTAGGAGTTAAGCTAAATAAACTGGTGAGCAAAGGAGTAGGTAGGTAGCAAGAGGCCCATGGCCCCCTGGTTATCCACCTGCAGGGAAGGAAAGACAAGAGAAGTGACCTCTGAGTGTTGGTTTATCCCAGGAGCCAGGTCTGGGGCCAGCGCCTTCTCAGGATGATCTGACTTGGCCGCGCTGAAGTTCCAGTGAGAGGAATATGATCCTCggccccattttatggatgaggaaactgaagctcaaaaTGTTTGCAGGGAGCTGGGCCAAGATGTTTGGGGCTGAATTTTGTCCCTCCAAGTTCagatgttgaagtcctaacctccAGTTTCTCCAAATGAAACCTTATTTGGACATGGGCTGTAAAGAGATGATTATGTTAAATGAGGTCATcagggtgggccctaatccaatctgACTAGTGTCCTTAAAAGAAGAGACTGGGATATAGACACACACCGGAAAAGCCCTAGAAGGACACCCTCAGAAGGCAGCCATCAGGGAGCCAGCAAGAAGCCAGCCCCTGCCCACACCTTTGCCTCCGACCTCCAGTCTCATTGTTTCTGTTGTTTACACCCCTCGGTGGCACTTCTCTGAGGCGGCCCCAGAATTAGAAATTGTCTTTGGCCACAGGCCTCTCTGACCCCAGTGCTGGGGGTTCAGCGTGGGGTCCACGGTGCCCTTTCTGGTGGCTGAAACAGGTCAGCGTGCTCCAGAGCCCGGCTCAGGTTACCTGAGAGCCCCGCAGGGCTGTGGGTGTGGactgtggtgtggtgtgtgcatGCTCTTTTTTAATATCTGCAAAGATGCACAgaggtgcacacacacagagctctAGAAAAATCTACCCCGAGGTAGTCGCAGCCGCCGTTCCTGTGTGGGTGGGATTATGAGTGTTTTCTTGCTTCCTTCTTATTGCTTATCTGTAGCCTGTGATTTTTCTGTAGTGAACACGCATTGCTCTTATgactgaaaaaaatacaattgaaaacAGCAGACCCCGGGCTGTGGCCAGCAGAAGCCTGGGGGCGGAAAGGCCAGGGCCCAGGGCACAGGTCTATAGGAGATGGtggccctgggggggggggcctggGTGGAGGTGCCATGAGGACAGGCCTTGGGAAGAAGAGTGGGGGCGGGGCTGCTAAACAGAATCAGACACGCAGTGAATTTGCATTTCAGCTgaacaaaaaaatgattttttagtgTCAGTGTTTCCCAAATAGAGGTGATTTTAAAGATATactaaaaacagtttttaaattcatggtttacctgaaattcaaatttaactggatcTCGGGCGTTGTCTGTCTTACTCTAACAGCCCTGAGTGGAGGAATGGGGGGGGGGTCTACACTGTGGTCTCTCTGGGGTGGTGAGTGGTTGCAAACCTCAAAGGACTAGGTCCTTTGAAAAATGAACCACAGCCTCTAAGATCTTCAGATCCATCTAGAGCTGGTTGGACCCCTGTGGCCAGGCAGAGGACTCCTGACCCTGCAGAGAGGGGTCTGATGACCTGTGGCTGAGGAAGAAGTGACCATCTGCACAATGGCCCTGATTTGGAGGTCTAAGGGCAGAAGGAAAGCGTAGGAAAGTGCCTTCTCTCCCATGAGATCTCAACTTGTTATGGTGTTTGCTGTTTAATGTCACTGTatggaaagaaaatgtgacattttaaatcatgtattaatctccagaagaaaaaaaacagaaccaataaGAGATAGGTAGATAGGTGCTGGTTGGATGGACGGGTGATTAGGTAGATAGATTAATTTACTATAAGGAATGGACCCTACccagcttctacacagcaaaggaagcaatcaacaaaggaaagaaagcataGGAAGCGGAGAAGCCATTCGTAAGCCATGCATCTGGTAAGGTGTCTAAgatatataaggaattcaaacAACTTCATAGcaaggaaacattttaaaatgggcaaaggagctTAATAGACATTTTTTCAGAAGAAGCCACACAGATGGCAGCACATATATGAGAAATAGTGCTCACCCTCACCAGTTGCAGGGAAAAGTGCAAATCCCAAccccagggagaccctgcctcccACCTGCAGGAATGGCCCTCATCAAAAGGACAAAGAGAGCAAGTGCCGAGGAGGACGTGGAGAAAAGGGGACCCTTGCACATAATTAGTTGGAACATAAATGAGtccagccactatggaaaacagtatggaggttccccAAAAAACTAAGACTAGATTTAGCagtgatccagcaatcccacgaCTGTTCACAATAGCAAAGGCGTGGATCAGCCCAAGTGCCCATCAGTGGACAcggaaaaagaaaatgctgtgtGTATATGGAACATGGTTTCCATATGGAAACAAGAAC from Ictidomys tridecemlineatus isolate mIctTri1 chromosome 5, mIctTri1.hap1, whole genome shotgun sequence includes:
- the Dio3 gene encoding thyroxine 5-deiodinase, with the translated sequence MPRQAASRLVVGEGEGPPGATGPTATMLRSLLLHSLRLCAQTASCLVLFPRFLGTAFMLWLLDFLCIRKHFLGRRRQPEPEVELNSEGEEVPPDDPPICVSDDNRLCTLASLKAVWHGQKLDFFKQAHEGGPAPNSEVVLPEGFRSQRILDYAQGNRPLVLNFGSCTUPPFMARMSAFQRLVTKYQRDVDFLIIYIEEAHPSDGWITTDSPYIIPQHRSLEDRVSAARVLQQGAPGCALVLDTMANSSSSAYGAYFERLYVIQSGTIMYQGGRGPDGYQVSELRTWLERYDEQLHGTRPRRL